One window of the Endomicrobium proavitum genome contains the following:
- a CDS encoding hemagglutinin repeat-containing protein, which yields MKKLVSLLITTAIVAGQVNYAFSANNIEVSAGAGANVRYEEVGAKRTPVVNVAAPNEKGISHNKYDKFNVDENNLILNNSKNSIKPELFKGQGGAGEDVEIEGNVNLTQQEAEVIINEVISGNAGSTIFGAIEIAGKKADIIIANPWGIAVNGSNFINTGQIKLITGSSEENSDGLFFNLGKAGRIEIGEEGLEHEDAVKLVSRYTKISGALKAKEIEIKAGYGKYDNESEEITREEAGDRAENKYAVEASGFGSMYGNKIKIVATEEGFGVKTSEKSNLISDAGDIEIKADGKVEIKGKVNSEEKIKIEAKEIKNEGGEIYAKEQVEISADKAENVLSAGYIGSEGEVKIGVKELNNVSGVIEGSEVNIKADKINNGIYGVEGLINKINDEGWKSGEIKGGNINIEGLTQEKAKEVNNIGSEIKAENKLTIKAEEIKNEAIKTAGLDKIEGIGTMYVNKTLEQWKRHVIQYEYWQEYAGKSAGKDKGSYIGANEVEIEAGNIVNESATIEGKNKLSITGNNLINGARKFEYLLKSRWSSYNQWAANGFFGDEYMKDGTVTGDIWSKYIYTSDVLGKIVGGEIEINLQGDLEQELFSGAIVRTAGEDGKLIMSGIEAENNLTITANNINNSARLSAGGKTAIEAINNITNNDGEISGLKEVEIKAGNNFEGAATKQETGGRYNGRKLAFFGIPSYIIEYGKTHINEGGQIYSGGNLSIYSGGKINAKYLSIYGAGEVRLESEGDIKLEGIEKRDKYYIKYHYEFGEDVTRPLLGVLRSGGDMYIQGEKANMELKGYMIGVGGNLYWHLPNGSLDILSMMGRSEYEVIEKQNKGWGRREEHREHEYKEWNVGSVVSVAGNVEILTGNNINILSSTLESLNGIMELTAGMDVNILAGANYESAERIKIENGTFGLSYEKEETRNEKTTAAASQISGAKGIKIKAGNEVNIIGSDIEGGGDSRIEAKTNINILSFEESEKSYYHHEKESFNALGALAGTMFGGLVGGIVAGNAFKNKDSEEKNVETTKERGSSINIAGALLIKSETKDITITGSEIAAKEIDVVAQQGAINILTALETQSAYNKKESGNKLTGTETDIKAKETGSNKSTSILSGKNIRLISAKAITSISGKYEAGEDVDLISGYVINSQGELERAKDEKGNNVEGKINLLAAQDYENSYSYHKKSGGLLDMINPANIKIDISGRGIEASTSYEESVDESTSKIGVAQVNEISAAGKVNIESTKDVISAGSQIEANGDINVTADGKIILASAQNSQSSESRHDETTVTVGVKIGNAYVDAGYAAAAVVEAEQAVEKAASELKRIQELQEQGKASQEAVDDATANVAMASLNLANATVGLAASIAGAASAASSSFGTGMYASAFANYDTMSQQSKSESILSVQGNIASNGNINFKSANDMIQEGTNAYATNGTLSYNVGNNLIIQASKDTYAQEDKSAHASAGVSVGNNSVQVSAGGGESSSKIKATTYNNSESVANNIEINVGNNATLSGANVTAKNNLDVTVGNNLTVESLQDTYYSKGNSWDANVSVGIGTKSMGSLLGGEKSNAGNNSVGAGFNTGNDYTDSAWVTEQTSLTGGSNVTINVGNKTTVTGAVINSESNNLTLTTKELEHNDIEDRNITESKGFGLSTSIGTSQSDKGKTNVAPNGSTTLTLKNTGEEKEQTTKATIGNGTIIINGEVIASESEAIHGLNRDITNTQETTKDIITGALDASATIDNRALLGFIKTEVKDKDGKVIGYTTGYQSIANDFKYLPGNAVKATAGALSTAASPLTAIYASITASKNSSENGENSAYDKTDIISVWKANQSANATGILRGGSEEAGTIVEKIKAGKATPEEIQALAKMTADGKSNLMYSEKGELIDSAGKVVLGFNDIKEHQGYVNLGNGAATNALTFALTDAEERAHNYTGNESIAKGAAKSELTYYNAVSWLTGGKTITENNSNTGGYGTLTQLSWNNTYNTSNNTLLKENTQKANQVKLEDKSYSTQTKWVGIGRYKVLGAKKDGDVNVYNEYNKIIGQTPFDDEFVKHDSTNRDLGAAIGATIFLDNILAIGDYNISLGNDKTALLDGKVEQALGESLWVIAGKSRSGREYDVKKSLGDYNGYLYNGKIVSGRGLGNILFGRNIENINLPNIGSQLLAGGYHQGSNHSDINIKEYLSLNNILDSMGETDEAAKHIKLGILEQQQKNNLEAEKKLQEQTKQKLQQQVALNAQNQKMINGILEKNNSLRLELYNINNMLFIK from the coding sequence ATGAAAAAGTTAGTAAGCCTGCTAATAACAACGGCAATAGTAGCGGGTCAAGTGAACTATGCCTTCAGCGCAAATAATATAGAAGTATCTGCAGGAGCGGGAGCAAACGTAAGGTATGAAGAAGTTGGAGCGAAAAGAACGCCGGTGGTGAATGTAGCAGCGCCGAATGAAAAAGGAATATCGCATAATAAGTATGATAAGTTTAACGTAGATGAAAACAATTTAATATTGAACAATTCAAAAAACAGTATAAAGCCGGAACTATTTAAAGGACAAGGCGGCGCCGGTGAAGACGTAGAAATAGAAGGCAATGTAAATTTAACGCAGCAAGAAGCGGAAGTAATAATAAACGAAGTAATAAGCGGAAACGCAGGAAGCACAATCTTTGGGGCGATAGAAATAGCAGGGAAAAAAGCGGATATAATAATAGCCAACCCGTGGGGGATAGCAGTAAACGGCAGTAATTTTATAAATACAGGGCAAATAAAATTGATAACGGGCTCATCGGAAGAAAATTCCGATGGGCTTTTTTTTAATTTGGGGAAAGCTGGGAGAATAGAAATAGGGGAAGAAGGGTTAGAGCATGAGGACGCAGTAAAGCTGGTAAGCAGATATACAAAAATAAGCGGAGCGTTGAAAGCAAAAGAAATAGAAATAAAAGCGGGATATGGGAAATATGATAATGAAAGCGAAGAAATAACAAGAGAAGAAGCCGGGGATAGAGCAGAAAACAAATACGCAGTAGAAGCAAGCGGATTTGGAAGTATGTATGGGAATAAAATAAAGATAGTGGCAACGGAAGAAGGGTTTGGGGTAAAGACGTCTGAAAAGAGCAACTTAATAAGCGATGCAGGCGATATAGAAATAAAAGCGGACGGGAAAGTAGAAATAAAAGGAAAAGTAAACAGCGAAGAAAAAATAAAGATAGAAGCCAAAGAGATAAAAAACGAAGGCGGAGAAATATACGCCAAAGAGCAAGTAGAAATAAGTGCGGACAAAGCAGAAAACGTATTATCGGCAGGATATATAGGAAGCGAGGGGGAAGTAAAAATAGGGGTAAAAGAATTAAATAATGTAAGCGGAGTAATAGAAGGGAGCGAAGTTAATATAAAAGCGGACAAAATAAACAACGGGATATACGGGGTAGAAGGGCTAATAAATAAGATAAACGACGAAGGATGGAAAAGCGGGGAAATAAAAGGCGGGAATATAAATATAGAAGGACTAACGCAAGAAAAAGCAAAAGAAGTAAATAATATAGGCAGCGAAATAAAAGCAGAAAACAAGTTAACGATAAAAGCGGAAGAAATAAAGAATGAGGCGATAAAAACGGCGGGGTTGGATAAGATAGAAGGGATAGGGACGATGTATGTAAACAAAACATTAGAGCAGTGGAAGAGACATGTGATACAGTATGAGTATTGGCAAGAATACGCAGGAAAAAGCGCGGGGAAAGATAAAGGAAGTTATATAGGAGCAAACGAGGTAGAAATAGAAGCGGGGAATATAGTAAACGAAAGCGCAACGATAGAGGGAAAAAACAAATTAAGTATAACGGGAAATAATTTAATAAACGGAGCAAGGAAGTTTGAGTATTTATTAAAATCAAGATGGAGCTCGTATAATCAGTGGGCGGCAAACGGATTTTTCGGCGATGAGTATATGAAGGATGGAACAGTAACAGGCGATATATGGAGCAAGTATATATACACAAGCGACGTGCTGGGGAAAATAGTAGGCGGGGAAATAGAAATAAATCTGCAAGGTGATTTGGAACAAGAGCTGTTTAGCGGAGCAATAGTCAGAACCGCGGGCGAAGACGGCAAGCTAATAATGAGCGGTATAGAAGCGGAAAATAATTTAACAATAACGGCGAATAATATAAATAACAGCGCAAGATTAAGCGCGGGCGGGAAAACAGCAATAGAAGCAATAAATAACATAACAAACAACGACGGGGAAATAAGCGGGTTAAAAGAAGTAGAAATAAAAGCGGGAAATAATTTTGAAGGAGCGGCAACAAAGCAGGAAACGGGAGGCAGATACAACGGAAGAAAATTGGCGTTTTTTGGGATACCGAGCTATATAATAGAATACGGAAAAACACACATAAACGAAGGCGGGCAAATATACAGCGGAGGGAATTTAAGCATATATAGCGGCGGAAAAATAAACGCAAAATATCTAAGCATATACGGAGCAGGGGAAGTGAGGCTGGAAAGCGAAGGTGATATAAAATTAGAAGGAATAGAAAAGAGGGACAAATATTACATAAAGTACCATTACGAGTTCGGCGAAGATGTAACAAGACCGCTGTTAGGGGTGTTAAGAAGCGGAGGGGACATGTACATCCAAGGCGAGAAAGCGAACATGGAACTGAAAGGATACATGATAGGGGTAGGAGGAAATCTGTATTGGCATTTGCCTAACGGAAGTTTGGATATATTAAGCATGATGGGAAGAAGCGAGTATGAAGTAATAGAGAAACAAAACAAAGGGTGGGGAAGAAGGGAAGAACACAGGGAGCACGAGTACAAAGAATGGAACGTAGGAAGCGTAGTAAGCGTAGCGGGGAATGTGGAAATATTGACGGGAAATAACATAAATATACTGTCAAGCACATTAGAAAGCCTGAACGGAATAATGGAATTAACAGCAGGAATGGACGTAAATATTCTTGCGGGAGCAAACTACGAAAGCGCAGAAAGAATAAAAATAGAAAACGGCACGTTCGGACTGAGCTATGAGAAAGAAGAAACAAGAAATGAAAAAACAACAGCGGCAGCAAGCCAAATAAGCGGAGCAAAAGGAATAAAGATAAAAGCAGGAAACGAAGTAAACATAATAGGAAGCGACATAGAAGGAGGAGGCGATAGTAGGATAGAAGCCAAAACCAACATAAACATATTAAGCTTTGAAGAAAGCGAGAAAAGTTATTATCACCATGAAAAAGAAAGTTTCAATGCGTTAGGAGCATTAGCAGGAACGATGTTTGGCGGACTTGTAGGGGGAATAGTAGCAGGGAATGCATTTAAGAATAAAGATAGCGAAGAAAAAAATGTAGAAACAACAAAAGAGCGCGGCAGCAGTATAAATATAGCAGGAGCGTTGTTAATAAAATCGGAAACAAAAGATATAACAATAACAGGCAGCGAAATAGCGGCAAAGGAAATAGATGTAGTAGCGCAGCAAGGGGCAATAAATATACTAACGGCGTTAGAAACGCAAAGCGCGTATAATAAAAAAGAAAGCGGAAATAAGTTGACGGGAACAGAAACGGATATAAAAGCAAAAGAAACGGGAAGCAACAAATCAACAAGCATATTGTCTGGTAAAAATATAAGGTTAATATCGGCAAAAGCAATAACGAGCATATCCGGAAAATACGAAGCTGGGGAAGATGTAGATTTAATAAGCGGATACGTAATAAACAGCCAAGGGGAATTGGAACGAGCAAAAGATGAAAAGGGGAATAATGTAGAAGGAAAAATAAATTTATTGGCAGCGCAGGATTATGAAAACAGCTACAGCTATCATAAAAAGAGCGGCGGACTGTTGGATATGATCAACCCTGCAAACATAAAAATAGATATAAGCGGGCGTGGAATAGAAGCATCAACAAGCTACGAAGAAAGCGTGGATGAAAGCACAAGCAAAATAGGAGTAGCGCAAGTAAACGAAATAAGCGCAGCGGGGAAAGTAAACATAGAATCAACAAAAGACGTAATAAGCGCAGGAAGCCAAATAGAAGCCAACGGGGATATAAATGTAACGGCGGACGGGAAAATAATATTAGCGTCGGCGCAAAACAGTCAAAGCAGCGAAAGCCGCCACGACGAAACAACGGTAACGGTAGGGGTGAAAATAGGCAACGCATACGTGGACGCCGGCTATGCGGCCGCGGCGGTAGTGGAAGCGGAGCAAGCGGTAGAAAAAGCGGCAAGCGAGCTAAAGCGAATACAAGAGCTGCAAGAGCAAGGCAAAGCCAGCCAAGAAGCGGTGGACGACGCAACGGCAAACGTAGCAATGGCAAGTTTGAATTTAGCAAACGCAACGGTAGGGTTAGCGGCAAGCATAGCAGGAGCAGCATCGGCGGCAAGCAGCAGTTTTGGAACGGGAATGTATGCTTCCGCGTTTGCAAATTACGACACAATGAGCCAACAAAGCAAAAGCGAAAGTATATTAAGTGTGCAAGGAAACATAGCAAGCAACGGAAATATAAATTTCAAATCCGCAAACGACATGATACAAGAAGGAACAAACGCCTATGCAACAAACGGAACGCTAAGTTACAACGTGGGCAATAATTTAATAATACAAGCAAGCAAAGACACGTATGCGCAAGAAGACAAAAGCGCGCACGCAAGCGCAGGGGTAAGCGTAGGAAATAATTCCGTGCAAGTGAGCGCCGGCGGAGGGGAAAGCTCATCAAAAATAAAAGCAACAACATACAACAACAGCGAAAGCGTAGCAAATAATATAGAAATAAACGTAGGCAACAACGCAACATTAAGCGGAGCCAACGTAACGGCAAAAAATAATTTAGATGTAACAGTAGGAAATAATTTAACAGTAGAAAGTCTGCAAGACACATATTACAGCAAAGGAAACAGCTGGGACGCCAACGTAAGCGTAGGAATAGGAACCAAAAGCATGGGAAGCCTGTTAGGCGGCGAGAAAAGCAACGCCGGCAACAACAGCGTAGGGGCAGGCTTCAACACAGGCAACGACTACACCGACAGCGCATGGGTAACCGAACAGACAAGTCTAACAGGCGGCAGTAATGTAACAATAAACGTAGGCAACAAAACAACAGTAACGGGAGCAGTAATAAATTCGGAAAGCAACAACCTAACGCTAACAACCAAAGAGTTAGAACACAATGACATAGAAGACAGAAACATAACAGAAAGCAAAGGCTTTGGCTTATCAACAAGCATAGGCACATCGCAAAGCGACAAAGGAAAAACAAACGTAGCCCCCAACGGAAGCACAACGCTAACGCTAAAGAACACCGGCGAAGAAAAAGAGCAAACAACCAAAGCCACAATAGGAAACGGAACAATAATAATAAACGGCGAAGTCATTGCGAGCGAAAGCGAAGCAATCCATGGCTTAAACCGCGACATAACCAACACCCAAGAAACAACCAAAGATATAATAACCGGCGCATTAGACGCAAGCGCAACAATAGACAACCGAGCGCTGTTAGGTTTCATAAAAACAGAAGTAAAAGACAAAGACGGAAAAGTAATAGGCTATACAACCGGCTACCAAAGCATAGCCAACGATTTTAAATATCTACCCGGAAACGCCGTAAAAGCAACAGCGGGAGCATTAAGCACAGCAGCAAGCCCGCTAACGGCAATATACGCAAGTATAACGGCATCAAAAAACAGTTCTGAAAACGGCGAAAATTCGGCGTATGATAAAACGGATATAATAAGCGTATGGAAAGCCAACCAAAGCGCAAACGCAACGGGAATATTAAGAGGCGGAAGTGAAGAAGCAGGAACAATAGTAGAAAAAATCAAAGCAGGAAAAGCAACGCCGGAAGAAATACAAGCATTAGCCAAAATGACAGCGGACGGAAAAAGCAATTTAATGTATAGCGAAAAAGGGGAGTTGATAGACAGCGCAGGAAAAGTAGTATTAGGATTTAACGATATAAAAGAGCACCAAGGCTACGTCAATTTAGGAAACGGAGCGGCAACAAACGCGCTGACGTTTGCATTAACGGACGCAGAAGAGCGAGCGCACAATTACACCGGAAACGAAAGCATAGCCAAAGGAGCGGCAAAAAGCGAGCTGACATACTACAACGCAGTATCATGGCTAACCGGCGGAAAAACAATAACAGAAAACAACAGCAACACAGGCGGATATGGAACGCTAACGCAACTTAGTTGGAATAACACATATAACACAAGCAATAATACGTTGCTGAAAGAAAATACGCAAAAAGCAAACCAAGTAAAACTTGAAGACAAAAGCTATAGCACACAAACGAAGTGGGTAGGAATAGGTCGCTATAAAGTATTAGGAGCTAAAAAAGACGGCGATGTTAATGTATATAATGAATATAATAAAATTATAGGGCAAACGCCTTTTGATGATGAGTTCGTAAAGCATGATAGCACCAACAGAGACCTTGGAGCTGCAATAGGCGCAACTATTTTCCTTGATAATATTTTGGCGATAGGCGACTACAATATTTCCCTTGGCAATGATAAAACAGCGCTGCTTGACGGCAAAGTGGAACAAGCATTAGGAGAGAGTTTGTGGGTTATAGCAGGGAAATCAAGGAGTGGAAGAGAATATGATGTTAAAAAGTCTTTGGGCGATTATAATGGCTATTTGTACAATGGGAAAATAGTTTCAGGAAGAGGCTTGGGTAATATATTGTTTGGAAGAAATATAGAAAATATCAACCTTCCAAATATAGGCTCACAGTTATTAGCTGGTGGTTATCACCAAGGCTCAAATCATTCTGATATTAATATAAAAGAATACTTATCTTTAAATAACATACTAGATAGCATGGGAGAAACAGATGAAGCAGCTAAACATATAAAGCTTGGTATTCTTGAGCAACAACAGAAAAATAATCTTGAAGCAGAGAAAAAACTTCAAGAACAAACAAAACAAAAGCTACAGCAGCAAGTAGCGTTGAATGCACAAAATCAAAAAATGATAAATGGAATATTAGAAAAAAATAATTCTTTAAGACTTGAACTATACAATATAAATAATATGCTATTTATAAAGTAA
- the proB gene encoding glutamate 5-kinase: MKIVIKIGTSTLTDKNGLLNEKYISDLAQNIAGLQKNKHEVLLVSSGAISAGLGRLNIKKRPETLREKQALAAVGQPIVMDAYEKAFKKYGKTVAQILLTRDDFDNRVKYINARNTLSELVSKDIIPVINENDTIAVEEINFGDNDTLGALVAVAVKADKLIIFTDVDGLYDGHPSKGGKIISQVEKITSEIENFATSKSASGRGTGGMKTKVLAAKIAAASGVETVITNGSKLELLKVIVGGKNAGTCFKAKGACLEAKKSWIAFGKKSKGNIFVDKKAEEALVKKGKSLLAIGIVKTSGNFNRGNTVEILNDKGCAFARGLTNYSSAQIQKIKGKKTAEIKKLIDQTEDEVIHRDNLAIL, translated from the coding sequence ATGAAAATAGTAATAAAAATAGGAACCAGCACCTTAACGGATAAAAACGGTCTCTTAAATGAGAAGTATATATCCGACTTGGCGCAAAATATAGCGGGTCTTCAAAAAAATAAGCATGAAGTTTTACTTGTTTCTTCCGGCGCTATAAGCGCGGGGCTTGGAAGATTAAATATTAAAAAAAGACCGGAAACCTTAAGAGAAAAGCAGGCTCTTGCGGCGGTGGGTCAGCCTATTGTAATGGACGCTTACGAGAAAGCGTTTAAAAAATACGGAAAAACCGTAGCGCAAATTTTGCTTACCAGAGATGATTTTGACAACAGAGTAAAATATATTAACGCCCGCAACACTCTTTCGGAACTTGTTTCAAAAGATATAATTCCGGTTATAAATGAAAACGACACCATTGCCGTAGAAGAGATAAATTTCGGCGATAACGATACTTTGGGCGCTTTGGTTGCGGTTGCAGTTAAAGCCGATAAACTTATAATTTTTACGGATGTTGACGGACTTTACGACGGACATCCCTCTAAGGGCGGCAAAATTATTTCGCAAGTTGAAAAAATTACAAGCGAAATAGAAAATTTTGCAACGTCAAAATCCGCAAGCGGCCGCGGAACCGGCGGAATGAAAACAAAAGTTTTAGCCGCAAAAATAGCCGCTGCATCAGGAGTGGAAACAGTTATTACAAACGGTTCAAAACTTGAGCTGTTAAAAGTTATAGTCGGCGGAAAAAACGCCGGCACTTGTTTTAAGGCTAAGGGAGCCTGTCTTGAAGCCAAAAAATCGTGGATAGCTTTCGGGAAAAAATCCAAAGGAAATATTTTTGTAGATAAAAAAGCCGAAGAAGCTCTTGTAAAAAAAGGAAAAAGTTTGCTGGCTATAGGAATTGTTAAAACTTCAGGAAATTTTAACCGCGGCAACACTGTTGAAATATTGAACGATAAAGGCTGCGCATTTGCCAGAGGTTTAACAAATTATTCAAGCGCGCAAATTCAAAAAATAAAAGGCAAAAAAACCGCAGAAATAAAAAAACTTATAGACCAAACCGAAGATGAAGTAATACACAGAGACAATTTGGCAATACTTTAA
- the gatB gene encoding Asp-tRNA(Asn)/Glu-tRNA(Gln) amidotransferase subunit GatB, whose protein sequence is MTAYETTIGLEVHMQINTKSKVFCECSTEFGAEPNSHTCVICTSQPGAIPILNKKAVEAVIKTGLALGFTINKQCTFARKQYFYPDVPKNYQITQAEPPLCSHGKIAITVDGKEKILNITRIHLEEDAGKLVHEIGARKLDYSLLDLNRASVGLMELVTEPELTSAQEAEAFLTELKNIVQYLGASECSMEEGKMRCDVNVSIRPVGQTELGTRVEIKNMNSISGIVAAITYEAQRQKEVLISGGKLTQETRLWEAEEGVTKSMRSKEGALDYRYFPEPDLVPFNLPDSFIEEIRAQIPELPKAKKTRFIAEYALSDYDADYLTSTRIIADYYETALAASKDKKAAAKPLANWISTELNGKLNAEKKDICDSPVTSENLAKLIELILNGTISGKIAKTVFDDMYANSSKPEDVVKAKGLVQISDESALIKLAQEAIDETPKAVAEFKAGKERAVGSLVGAVMKKSKGQANPQLVNKILLELLKK, encoded by the coding sequence ATGACAGCTTACGAAACAACTATCGGTCTTGAAGTGCACATGCAGATTAATACAAAATCTAAAGTTTTCTGCGAATGCTCCACGGAATTCGGCGCAGAGCCCAATTCACACACGTGCGTAATTTGCACGTCGCAGCCCGGCGCTATACCTATATTAAATAAAAAGGCCGTTGAAGCTGTAATTAAAACCGGTCTTGCTTTGGGTTTTACAATAAATAAACAATGCACGTTTGCAAGAAAACAGTATTTTTATCCCGACGTTCCTAAAAATTATCAAATAACGCAGGCTGAACCGCCTTTGTGTTCGCACGGTAAAATTGCAATAACCGTTGACGGAAAAGAAAAAATTTTAAACATTACAAGAATACATCTTGAAGAAGACGCCGGCAAACTTGTGCACGAAATAGGCGCGCGGAAATTAGATTATTCTCTTTTAGATTTAAACAGAGCAAGCGTAGGTCTTATGGAACTTGTTACCGAGCCGGAACTTACTTCGGCGCAGGAAGCGGAAGCGTTTTTAACGGAGCTTAAAAATATAGTGCAGTATTTAGGCGCGTCGGAATGTTCTATGGAAGAAGGAAAAATGCGCTGCGATGTAAACGTAAGTATTCGCCCCGTCGGGCAAACGGAGCTTGGCACAAGAGTTGAAATAAAAAACATGAACTCTATTTCCGGAATTGTAGCCGCAATAACATACGAAGCCCAAAGACAGAAAGAAGTTTTAATTTCCGGCGGAAAACTTACGCAGGAAACGCGTCTGTGGGAAGCCGAAGAAGGCGTAACAAAATCTATGCGTTCAAAAGAAGGCGCGTTAGATTACAGATATTTTCCGGAGCCGGATTTGGTTCCTTTTAATTTGCCGGATTCTTTTATAGAAGAAATCCGCGCGCAAATTCCGGAGCTTCCGAAAGCCAAAAAAACAAGATTTATTGCAGAGTACGCGCTGTCGGATTACGACGCGGACTACTTAACTTCAACAAGAATAATTGCGGATTATTACGAAACCGCGCTTGCCGCATCTAAAGATAAAAAAGCGGCGGCAAAACCTCTTGCAAACTGGATTTCCACCGAGCTTAACGGCAAACTTAACGCCGAGAAAAAAGATATTTGCGACTCTCCCGTAACAAGCGAGAATCTTGCAAAACTTATAGAACTTATTTTAAACGGAACAATTTCAGGCAAAATCGCAAAAACGGTTTTTGACGATATGTACGCAAACTCTTCCAAACCTGAAGACGTTGTAAAAGCTAAAGGTTTGGTGCAAATTTCCGACGAGTCTGCGCTTATAAAACTTGCGCAGGAAGCAATTGACGAAACTCCGAAAGCCGTTGCGGAATTTAAAGCGGGCAAAGAAAGAGCGGTGGGGTCGTTAGTTGGAGCGGTAATGAAAAAATCTAAAGGTCAGGCAAATCCGCAGCTTGTAAATAAAATTCTTTTAGAGCTGCTTAAAAAATAA
- the gatA gene encoding Asp-tRNA(Asn)/Glu-tRNA(Gln) amidotransferase subunit GatA gives MDDILKTSVKELRIKLCSGEVTSTDVVKACYKQIKEAEPKIKAFLKTGEEFALKQAAISDDKTKSGAKCGILEGVPVGIKDNIMIQGESMSSASKYLQNYISPYDATVIEKLKKSGAVLVGRLNMDEFAMGGSTETSAYQKTANPWDITRIPGGSSGGSAAAVASGMVPFALGSDTGGSIRQPAGFCGVVGYKPSYGLISRYGVCALASSFDQIGAFAKNVYDAALLTSVIAGKDYRDPVCEPTENTDYTRGLNDSDIFKGKKIGIPKQLAEYKTDEVISKAFKEAVERVKLEGAEIVEIDVPAYKYVPALYKVIMCAEVSANIATFDGIRYGYRSPNGTSLNDEYSKSRAESLGYEVKKRILFGTYVLGAKNYHRCYHQAQKVRTLLINQLTDAYKKCDVIFTPATLQMPVKFGQELPEECDIFLIAANLGGLPGITVPCAFTQTGLPMGVHFMGPRLCDAQLFKFAAAWEKISGFDLNKYPQIK, from the coding sequence ATGGACGATATTCTTAAAACTTCTGTAAAAGAGCTGCGGATAAAGCTTTGTTCCGGCGAGGTTACAAGCACGGATGTTGTTAAAGCGTGTTATAAACAAATTAAAGAAGCTGAGCCTAAAATAAAAGCTTTTTTAAAAACAGGCGAAGAGTTTGCTCTAAAACAAGCCGCAATTTCCGACGACAAAACTAAATCCGGCGCAAAATGCGGAATTCTTGAAGGCGTTCCGGTAGGCATTAAAGACAACATAATGATTCAAGGCGAAAGCATGTCTTCCGCCTCAAAATATCTTCAAAATTATATCTCTCCTTACGACGCCACCGTAATAGAAAAACTTAAAAAATCTGGCGCGGTTTTAGTAGGAAGATTAAATATGGACGAATTTGCCATGGGCGGTTCAACCGAAACTTCCGCGTATCAAAAAACCGCAAACCCTTGGGATATTACGCGCATTCCCGGCGGTTCTTCCGGCGGAAGCGCGGCTGCCGTTGCAAGCGGAATGGTTCCGTTTGCGCTTGGTTCCGACACCGGCGGATCTATTCGCCAGCCTGCGGGTTTTTGCGGAGTGGTCGGATATAAACCTTCTTACGGACTTATCAGCAGATACGGCGTTTGCGCGCTTGCGTCGTCTTTTGATCAAATCGGCGCGTTTGCAAAAAACGTTTACGACGCTGCTCTTCTAACAAGCGTTATTGCCGGTAAAGACTACAGAGACCCCGTTTGCGAGCCTACCGAAAACACGGATTATACGCGCGGTTTAAACGACTCTGATATTTTTAAAGGTAAAAAAATAGGAATTCCAAAACAGCTTGCGGAGTATAAAACCGACGAAGTTATATCAAAAGCTTTTAAAGAAGCTGTTGAAAGAGTAAAACTTGAAGGGGCGGAAATTGTGGAAATTGACGTTCCCGCTTATAAATACGTTCCGGCTTTGTATAAAGTTATTATGTGCGCGGAAGTCAGCGCAAACATTGCAACTTTTGACGGAATCCGCTACGGATACCGTTCGCCAAACGGCACAAGTTTAAATGACGAATATTCAAAATCCCGAGCGGAGTCGCTTGGTTACGAAGTTAAAAAAAGAATACTTTTCGGCACTTACGTTTTAGGCGCAAAAAATTATCACAGATGTTACCATCAGGCGCAAAAGGTAAGAACGCTTTTAATAAACCAGTTAACCGACGCGTATAAAAAGTGCGACGTAATATTTACTCCGGCAACGCTGCAGATGCCCGTGAAATTCGGCCAAGAACTTCCCGAAGAGTGCGATATATTTTTAATTGCCGCAAATCTCGGCGGACTTCCGGGAATTACGGTTCCGTGCGCTTTTACGCAAACAGGTTTGCCTATGGGCGTGCATTTTATGGGTCCGCGTCTTTGCGACGCTCAACTTTTTAAATTTGCCGCGGCTTGGGAAAAAATTTCAGGTTTTGATTTAAACAAATATCCTCAAATAAAATAA